A genomic segment from Glycine soja cultivar W05 chromosome 18, ASM419377v2, whole genome shotgun sequence encodes:
- the LOC114396802 gene encoding CCR4-NOT transcription complex subunit 9-like, which translates to MSNLPQSLSMGAAFGGGGAPTPSSSGGAGAQGSGAGKDRKMASAEQLVLELSNPELRENALLELSKKRELFQDLAPLLWNSFGTIAALLQEIVSIYPVLSPPNLTPAQSNRVCNALALLQCVASHPDTRMLFLNAHIPLYLYPFLNTTSKSRPFEYLRLTSLGVIGALVKVDDTEVISFLLSTEIIPLCLRTMEMGSELSKTVATFIVQKILLDDVGLDYICTTAERFFAVGRVLGNMVAALAEQPSSRLLKHIIRCYLRLSDNPRACDALRSCLPDMLRDATFSTCLREDPTTRRWLQQLLHNVGVNRVPALQAGGGFDHMIVT; encoded by the exons ATGTCGAATTTGCCCCAATCGCTGTCGATGGGCGCGGCCTTCGGCGGCGGTGGCGCTCCAACGCCGTCTTCCAGTGGCGGCGCCGGAGCACAGGGCTCCGGCGCTGGCAAGGATCGGAAGATGGCGTCCGCGGAGCAGCTCGTGCTCGAACTCAGCAACCCTGAACTCCGTGAAAACGCGCTTCTCGAACTCTCCAAG AAGAGGGAGCTATTTCAAGATCTTGCTCCGTTGCTATGGAATTCTTTTGGTACTATTGCTGCACTTTTGCAG gaAATAGTTTCAATATACCCTGTTCTTTCACCACCAAATCTTACTCCTGCACAATCGAACCGAGTATGCAATGCTCTTGCTCTTCTTCAG TGTGTAGCATCTCACCCTGATACAAGGATGCTATTCCTCAATG CTCATATACCTCTATATCTGTATCCCTTCCTTAATACAACAAGCAAGTCAAGACCATTTGAGTACTTGAGGCTTACCAGCCTTGGTGTCATTGGTGCATTGGTGAAG GTTGATGATACAGAAGTTATAAGTTTCCTTCTTTCAACAGAGATAATTCCTCTATGCTTGCGAACCATGGAAATGGGCAGTGAGCTATCCAAAACA GTTGCAACATTTATTGTTCAAAAAATTCTGTTGGACGATGTGGGCTTGGACTACATTTGTACTACAGCGGAGCGCTTTTTTGCGGTAGGTCGAGTTCTGGGGAACATGGTGGCAGCTCTAGCTGAGCAACCTTCATCTCGTCTATTGAAGCATATCATTCGATGCTATCTTCGCCTGTCAGATAATCCAAG GGCTTGTGATGCATTAAGAAGCTGTCTGCCAGACATGTTAAGAGATGCTACTTTCAGCACTTGCCTTCGT gAAGACCCCACAACTAGGAGGTGGCTACAACAATTGCTTCACAATGTTGGAGTGAATCGGGTTCCTGCACTACAAGCTGGAGGAGGTTTCGATCACATGATTGTGACCTGA